Proteins encoded within one genomic window of Brassica rapa cultivar Chiifu-401-42 chromosome A09, CAAS_Brap_v3.01, whole genome shotgun sequence:
- the LOC103847969 gene encoding transcription factor bHLH84 gives MEAMGEWSTGLGGMYTDEADFMNQLLASYDQPCGVSSPETTAPAAAYHPQNAHLTGGFCFSQESSSYSAGHSGYYAVMPPREENNNGMEDVTINTNLYLVGEEMCECELAEYSAKSLLPLETAEENQDDNKRSLETEDDQKLFNACESSKKRTRAITTDKNKRASKTRKTKKIMEMSDNNNNSGGEVHTEKAGGERHTKALKIQKTCYSDDEANGGDTSSCKEGGEDCKALNLNGKTRASRGAATDPQSLYARKISYVRLKTKTKTDLMTVQKRRERINERLKILQNLVPNGTKVDISTMLEEAVQYVKFLQLQIKLLSSDDLWMYAPIAYNGMDIGLDMKLNSLI, from the exons ATGGAAGCTATGGGAGAATGGAGCACCGGCTTAGGCGGAATGTATACAGACGAAGCTGACTTCATGAATCAGCTCCTTGCCTCTTATGATCAACCTTGTGGCGTTTCGTCCCCAGAGACAACCGCCCCAGCCGCAGCATACCACCCCCAGAACGCTCATTTGACTGGCGGGTTCTGCTTCTCTCAGGAGAGCAGTAGCTACAGCGCGGGGCATAGTGGCTACTACGCGGTGATGCCACCGCGAGAAGAAAACAACAATGGGATGGAGGATGTGACGATCAACACGAACTTGTATCTGGTGGGTGAGGAGATGTGTGAATGTGAACTGGCGGAATACTCCGCCAAGAGCCTTTTGCCTTTGGAGACTGCCGAAGAGAATCAGGATGATAATAAGAGGTCACTGGAGACGGAGGACGATCAAAAATTGTTCAACGCTTGCGAGAGTTCCAAGAAGAGGACGCGTGCCATAACAACTGAC AAGAACAAGAGAGCCAGCAAGACAcggaaaactaaaaaaatcatggAGATGAGTGACAATAATAACAATAGCGGTGGAGAAGTACATACGGAGAAGGCTGGGGGAGAGAGACACACCAAAGCACTTAAGATTCAGAAAACTTGTTATTCGGATGACGAAGCAAACGGTGGAGACACTTCCTCCTGCAAAGAAGGTGGCGAAGACTGCAAGGCGCTAAACCTCAATGGCAAGACTAGAGCTAGCCGCGGCGCTGCCACTGACCCTCAAAGCCTCTACGCAAGG AAAATTTCGTACGTAAGGCTGAAAACTAAAACAAAGACGGATCTTATGACGGTGcagaaaagaagagagaggaTAAACGAGAGGCTAAAGATTTTACAAAACCTCGTCCCCAATGGAACAAAG GTCGATATTAGCACGATGTTGGAGGAAGCAGTACAATACGTCAAATTTCTCCAGCTCCAAATTAAA TTGTTGAGCTCTGATGATTTGTGGATGTACGCGCCCATTGCCTACAACGGGATGGACATTGGCCTTGACATGAAACTCAACTCACTCATATGA
- the LOC103847970 gene encoding BTB/POZ domain-containing protein NPY2 produces the protein MKFMKIGSKPDSIKTDGNNVRYVENELASDITINVDGSKFCLHKFPLLSKSACLQKLLSRTDKNNADEVDISGIPGGPTAFETCAKFCYGMTVTLSAYNVVATRCAAEYLGMHETAEKGNLIYKIDVFLNSSLFRSWKDSIIVLQTTKTFSPLSEDLKLVSLCIDAIASKACVDVSHVEWSYTYNRKKLAEENNGADQVRAREVPHDWWVEDLCELEIEFYKRVIMNIKSKGVLGGEVIGEALKAYGYRRLSGFNKGVMEQEDLVKHKTVIETLVWLLPAEKDSISCGFLLKLLKAVTMLNSGETVKEQLVRRIGQQLEQASVAELLIKSHQESESSLYDVDLVKKIVVEFMARDQNSEIEVEDDDEVEEIKKFPGILSEASKLMVVKLIDSYLTEIAKDPNLPASKFIDLAESVSSISRPAHDGLYRAVDMYLKEHAGITKGEKKRMCKLMDCRKLSVEACMHAVQNDRLPLRVVVQVLFFEQVRASASSGSSTPDLPKGIRELRSCGTYGSSRSVPTVMEDEWDAVATEEEMRALKSEIAALKLQEESGRKSTDKAAVTAISRVKSLIMSRKMFGKKLQGKGGGGEKNNGGGGGSDSSESLGSVTEEAAKTATPSRNLTRKVSVS, from the exons ATGAAGTTCATGAAAATTGGGTCGAAGCCAGATTCGATTAAAACTGATGGGAATAATGTCAG GTACGTAGAAAATGAACTGGCTAGTGACATTACTATCAATGTTGACGGATCGAAATTTTGTTTACATAAG TTTCCTCTTCTGTCTAAATCTGCATGCCTGCAAAAGCTTCTCTCACGCACGGACAAGAACAATGCCGATGAGGTTGATATCTCTGGTATACCTGGCGGACCAACTGCATTCGAGACGTGCGCTAAGTTCTGCTACGGTATGACAGTAACACTAAGTGCCTACAACGTCGTGGCTACAAGATGTGCAGCTGAGTACTTAGGAATGCACGAGACGGCCGAGAAAGGAAACTTGATCTACAAGATCGATGTGTTTCTAAACTCGAGCCTCTTCCGTAGCTGGAAAGACTCCATCATTGTTCTTCAGACCACTAAAACGTTCTCGCCGCTCTCCGAGGACCTCAAACTTGTTAGCCTCTGCATTGACGCCATAGCGAGCAAGGCCTGTGTAGATGTATCCCACGTCGAATGGTCTTACACTTACAACAGAAAGAAACTGGCTGAAGAGAACAACGGTGCGGATCAAGTCAGGGCTCGGGAAGTTCCACATGATTGGTGGGTCGAGGATCTGTGCGAGCTTGAGATTGAGTTTTACAAGAGGGTTATAATGAACATCAAATCTAAAGGTGTACTTGGCGGAGAAGTTATCGGAGAAGCTTTGAAAGCTTATGGATATAGAAGATTATCTGGTTTTAACAAAGGCGTGATGGAACAAGAAGATTTGGTGAAGCATAAGACGGTTATAGAGACGCTTGTTTGGTTGCTACCGGCTGAGAAAGATAGCATCTCTTGCGGTTTCTTGCTTAAGCTGTTGAAAGCAGTCACTATGTTAAACTCCGGAGAGACGGTGAAGGAACAGCTcgtaagaagaataggacagcAGCTCGAACAAGCTTCTGTCGCGGAACTCTTGATAAAATCTCATCAAGAAAGCGAATCTTCATTGTACGATGTGGACTTAGTGAAGAAGATAGTTGTTGAATTCATGGCAAGAGATCAAAACAGTGAGATAGAGGTTGAAGATGATGACGAAGTTGAAGAGATAAAGAAATTTCCTGGGATTTTATCCGAAGCTTCAAAGCTGATGGTGGTCAAACTGATTGATAGCTACCTCACTGAGATTGCTAAAGATCCAAATCTTCCTGCATCAAAATTCATCGATCTTGCTGAGAGTGTTTCTAGCATCTCTAGGCCGGCACATGATGGGCTCTACCGTGCTGTTGACATGTATCTTAAG gaACATGCAGGAATCACAAAGGGAGAGAAGAAAAGGATGTGCAAGCTGATGGATTGCCGGAAACTGTCGGTGGAAGCGTGTATGCACGCCGTGCAAAACGACAGGCTTCCTCTACGTGTGGTGGTTCAAGTACTCTTCTTCGAACAAGTGAGAGCGTCTGCTTCGTCGGGAAGCAGCACACCTGATTTGCCCAAAGGCATAAGGGAGCTACGCAGCTGCGGGACATATGGGAGCTCAAGATCAGTGCCGACGGTTATGGAAGACGAATGGGACGCGGTGGCAACTGAAGAGGAGATGAGAGCATTGAAGAGCGAGATAGCCGCACTGAAGCTGCAGGAAGAGAGTGGACGTAAGAGCACGGATAAAGCGGCGGTGACGGCGATAAGCAGAGTGAAAAGTTTGATAATGTCAAGGAAGATGTTCGGGAAGAAGTTGCAGGgcaaaggaggaggaggagagaagaacaatggaggtggtggtggctCGGATTCATCGGAGAGTCTTGGATCTGTAACTGAAGAGGCGGCTAAAACGGCAACGCCTTCGAGAAACTTGACTAGGAAGGTTTCTGTTTCTTGA